AACCCTGTGTTTGAGCTCTGTTTTTATACAAAAACCAGGGGCCCAACTTGTGTTGTTATTCAAATGTCAAAAGCTGATGAATTAGCAGTATGGCCATCTGCTGAATGGACCCAATGGTGGACCCAAGGAGAACAATGGTCGGCATCCATGCATTTCTGGCAGCGTTTATGTCCATTGTCAATGACAATATAAGCAGAACTATTATTCTGTGTTGTCAGAATGTTCTCTCCCACTGATTAGTCATCTCTGCCGCAAAGGCTACTTAGTGGGAACCAATACCATTTGCAAGGACGAGGTATGTGTCGTCAAATGGTCTTCATGGCGTTTTATTAGGTTTTCTTACTGACACCAAAGTAAAACTCTGTACTGCATTCCCCTGCTCTTTAGGTGGCCATAACAGAGACATGTATTtaataacaaaaatatttgttgGCGCAAATCATCACGAAAAGCTCCTATGATATCATATCTGTGAGGTTTAGCACAAGTTTATAACAAGGGGTTTATACACAGGGCTGTTCACAGAGGACACTGTTCATTTgttcaatttatttatatttaacaGTTTTGTGTAGTTATGACCTACTTTAGTTTCAGCATTGACAGGATATATGATATACACATGTACTTTCAAGGActacattatttaacagttcaatcaaacaataaagtattcatATAAAAGTGATGATGTAAGAATTTACCCCTTGGCATTCATTTTCAACATCTCAAAATCAAAAAAGGGTGCACTCCAAAAACGTTCTTTTTAATATTTCCTTTAGTAGCgacagagatttcaaacaaaaTGTTTCAGCCTTTAGGCTTCATCAATTTTcaacattaaaatatatatatacagtatatcttcTTCAGTGTTATTTTTCAATGTGCAGGATTTCAGGCCAGGTGTGTCAGGTTGTCCGAAGcgctaggagaggaggtattCTTGGAAGAGTTAGGAAGAGTTCGTTTTttgaagacagagagggactTCCCTGTCCGCCCTGCTTGATGTTCGTTCCACTCCATTTTCCAGCATATCCACAAGCAATATCCCTATACTATGAGTCAGAATGCATCAAAATTAGTTTGAATCCttgattttaaggttaaaaTCACATAGGGTTTCATTGTAATTGTGGTGAGACATTCAGCAGAGGTTTCTTGGACTTGGCTTGACTCGTAATGGATCAACACAGAGGCACCACTGGGGGGGATTCTAAGGACCCAGCACTGACTGTGGGCCCCCAAAGATGTAAATGAAGACCACAAAGTctgttaaatatttattttagtgtgtaTAGCTGATGCACATCTGCACATCATAAGGATGTGCACTTCTGTTGGATTCTCATAATATTTGACAGCCATTTGCTGTTAAAAGTTCTCAAAAACGGATGGATCATGTCAAGCTATTTCAAATGCACAGCATACTTTGCTATATTCAAAAAACAACTTATTGAGGTCTTTACTAACCTGTAAATAGCTTCATGCTTAAGAATGATATCAGTAGGTGGGTTTACATTGACAGTTTTTTTAGTCATTCCAATGAAACTATTCCTAATGAAAAGTTTTATTCCGATCAGGTGCTTAGAAACGCTCGAGAATCTTTGATCGGAATAGCTGttgttgctttgctttgctaCAGCAGGCCACCCGATTGACCGTATGGCTGTTTAATCGGAATAAGAACGGAATACATCACCCCTTTCATTCTGATTACAATTTTAATtggcagttttattccgatGAAGGTGTtatgtgtcatttttattccgattgagTCTTTATTCTGATATATCGGATTAAAAGTGTCCATATAAACCCACCTACTGTTTTATAAAAACAAGCTGAGAGAATTATATAAAGCTACAGGCTATCTTGTACCGAAAGACTTCAAACACAGAATTAAAATGTCCTTACTGATGATTATGATTATCATAATCACTAATATTAATGATTATTAAGTACGCAGGATATCAGAGAAAGGTTCTTGAATTAAAAGTGATGGAAAAAGACTAAACATTAAATAAACTCAAAATAACAATAAAGACACCCTTCATTGAAGGGTCCTACTAAACAACTTTCTGAGGCATTTAACTTTAGAGGCAATGTTTTCTTAGTGTTGATAAAGTTTTAAAGTGTTGATAACTTTACTCTTTAATATCAGGCATTAAACATTTAATGCTGCGACTGGTCTTGATGTATCATGTGTTTGAGTAATAGGCCGATTGTATTCATTCGGGAACCATTTTAATTTTCTACTTTGAAATCTACATTGTGTTAAAATGATGTCCATTAGGTGTATTTTTTTGTATAACTCTCTTTGATTACTATTTTTTCACAAATCAAATATCCTGGACAGATAAactaaatacacatacataatggTCTTTATCTAAACTAACAGATATATAATGTATATGAAACAGTGAAGGGAATTTTTACTTAATAAAGTACTCATAGTGAAACATAATAAAAAATGTTAATGACTTTAGATTACTGTTTCATAAAAGAGAGATCCATGCATAATGAAAAATTCAAGgacatttaatttatttacagTACAAGAAGGTAAAGAATGGCTAAAAGTCAGTGACCCTTCTGAAAGAGCCAACAATGGCGCTGGTAGCACACCAGTCACGGTATCTTCTGTACTCCCCTGGCTTCACGAAGTACTGTCTGCCCCTGAAGTTTGGGTACTCGTAAAAGATCCAGTAGCCGTTCATCACGTTGCAAGAGTAGACATGGCGGTGGTGGAAGCGGTCAGACACGCAGGGACAGTCGTCCATGAACTCCATCATGTGACCGCCGAAGTCGGCCTTCTCATAGATACGCATCCTGTAGGAGCCACGGTACTGTTGACATATGATACGACAGAGCGGCAGTTACTGGAATTGCACAGATGATACTAGAATTAcactgtcagtcagtcagtccgtGAACAGCAGGAGATGCCAATAGATATGCTGTTTTGCATACAGAGCAAAACTGTGCACAAGTCCTTACCATGGGAATGACTTTGCAAGATCGGATACAGTTACTGAAGCCCATCCACCTCTGATAATCTGGGTAGTCCCCCCTCCTTATGAAGTATTGGTGGCCCATGTAGTTGGGGCGTTCATATATCATGAAGCAGCCGCTATCCACCTTGATGGAGTTGCAGCGGCTGAAGTACGAGTGCAGGTCTGTGCAGTCATTACTGCACTCATAACTACGACCTTGGAAGTTCCTGTCCTCGTAAAAGATAATCTGCAAAAGTCCAGCAAATCGGGAGATGAGTACACATTCCAGAGTAAGAATAAAATCTTAGAGATAATGACAGAGGGGTGCAATTGGTTACAGTCTGCAGTATTTTGTAAATGGCTCTACGGGGGGGTACAAATAAACCTACCTTACCCATGGTCTCCGTTGGAGAGATTCCACATGTTTTCCAACCTTTTTATACCACCACTTGACAAACAAAGCATTGTTATTCAAATGAACACATAGTTATAAGTCAGGGTACAGCCACATGTTGACCTTTTTGTTAGACTACAATATTGGTTCAGAAATATGGACTTGTATTTGAAAAAGGATAAATAATTACTGGTTTGGTGTTTTGACATGCATGGACAAAGGAAAGGACTAGTATAGTATCCACATGTCCACGGGACAATGGCAACAGAACAATATAGAACATCCTTTTAGCATTAATAACGTTAGGTAACAGAGAGAACAGCCTTTCACCCTCACCTCTCATCTGCATCTCATCTCCAGCCCACTTCATGTAAATCAGCTCACCTTCAAAATAGGCTCTACTATAGTCTGGGAGGTCTTCAGAGGTGGAAATCCATATTTTATGAaaattgttttcattgtttctCAGGACTACTAGAACAATAACTGATGTGCAATTATAGATATGGTTCTATGCAAGGTTTgtgagagtagcctacacattttttgtgattttctaATTATCTAATAATGTGTAAACTGCATGCGACAGAAACTGTACATCGTTTTTTGTGATTGTAGCTCCAAAAATAGATTAGAAGTCAAAAATCCCTTGTTAGAAGCAAAAATGTTCATGCTCTCAGGCCTACTGAGTTCTTTTTGTGCGGTCCATTTTCATGCCCCTGCTGTCTCCTCTATGGAAGAGTTTTGCCATGTAGGCTTGTTATGAGCAATGGGATTGTTTTTTTCATGAACTCGCTTATAACTATGACAGCGGCTACTGGGCCAAATGCTAGTAAAATCATGTCCTTACTAAGGCTTTGGCTAAGCGCCTGGCCCTGAAATGAAAGTTGATGTTTGAACATGTGCTGGGAAAATAACCAGCTTCAGATAATGTTGTGCTGTGCTAGTTAGGGAGCCTAATGATGCAGATGCTGTAGACTGATCGTTTTCATTTGGGTTCATTTGGGACCCTACCATATGTCAGGGATGTTCTGTAGGCATGCTGCATCTCAAAACATTTGAATATCatggatttatttttttcccataATTTAGTTTAAGTAATAAGTGAAACTTGTATTATCTAGATCCATTAcatataaagtgaaatatttcaaaccatttttattttgttttaatcttgattATTCTAATCTAGATGATTACAGTATACAGTTTATGGAAATCAAAAATCCAGTAtttcaaaatattagaataaagtCTTAGTCTGACCAGGGCAATGGacttttccatgatattctaCTTTTTTTAGATTTACCCGTACTGTAGTTCTTATTCTTTTCTTCCACCATGTAACAGTAAAGTAAACCATGTACATAAATAATCTATAaatcaaaaatagcaaatgtcTGTTTTTCTCTGAACTATAAAGCTCCTGGAAATTTAAAAGACAAAGAACAAGACTCTTCCCCACTGTGTACCAAgtcaaatcaagtcaagtcaagtttatttatatagcacatttcatacacagaggtcattcaatgtgctttacataaacaaaaccaaacaataataacaaataaaagcatagaaaggcaatatagtcaaagaatagttaaaaggtaaagatcataataaaaagaaaacataaagcacaatgtagaataatttaaaaataaagaataattagtaagcaaaaacaaaagcaaaagttgtaaaaaaaagtaataaaagacaaggtagaataattatcaaggcagattcagaatttgtaactcggcacagttagcagaaagcatctgagaacagtttggtcttaagtctagatttaaaacgggctacagttggggcctttttgatgtcatccgaaagttggttccacagatgagctaaaagctgcttcaccatgtttagttctaacagtaggttttactagcaggtttttcacctgggacctgagagggtgagaaggtgtgtactgctgaaacatgtctgacaggtatttaggtcctgctccatttactgatttataaacaagcaatagtgctttaaagtcaattctgtgacttactggaagccagtgcaaggacttaagaattggagtaatgtggtcagttcttttagtttttgttagaatcctatctgctgcattttgtattacCTGAAGCTGTTATAGttttttttaggaaggcctgtgaacagtccattgcagtaatcaaccctgctggagataaatgcatgaatgagtttttctaagtcatattttgacatcagccctctgagtttggcaatatttttgaggtggtaaaaagctgatttagttatcgctttcatgtggctgttgaaatttagatcactgtcaattaatgcACCACAATTTTTaactgtatcctttgccttcaacccttttgtgtcaaggagagtggcaaccctaagtctttcttcctttttaccaaatataattacttcagttttttctttgttcagctgaagaaaattttgagacatctaggtgttgatttgttctatacactgagaCATAGactcaagaggaccatagtcgtttggtgaaagagctaagtaaatttgtgtgtcatctgcatagctatgatatgaaatcaaattattttggatgatttgtccaagtgggagcatatagaggttgaataatagtggccccaagatcgacccctggggaacaccacaggtcaaggacgttggtgttgaggtacagtttccgatggcaacaaagaagctcctttcttgtagatatgattttagccagctgataactatgcctgtaaatccaacccagtgttctagtctgtgtagtaaaatattttgatcaacagtgtcaaatgctgcactaaggtccagtaccAAACCACACTGCATTGTATAAGTAAAATCATATGCTTTTCTAGTAGTGTTTTCTATTGTTATCTCAAGGGGCCTTATATTTATATTTGGAAGTGGACAGATGTCCCTCACTTGCAGGATAAGAGTGAACTGATTAAGCAATGTACTTCAGTTGTGTATATTgaacagtaggctactaggatAATTAGGCCAAGGTCGTAGCCATAGAGTCAACATTgtgagtggggggtggggggtggggggtaagcAAATGTCCTAATTTGAAAAAAATGGCAGCCACAGTCAACATATTCTTAAAGGGATCACATATTAATCTATACTATAATTTAAAATACAACTAAGGGTCAGTGTTGTTGATACAAGGCTGTAGGCCCTACTGTTGTCCTAACTGCTCATTAGGACCATAACTTACTATTTTAAGTTTAGCCCACATATTATTGAGTTGAAAACCAAAGTTGAAACACTGTCAAGTTGAAATTCTTCAAAAACCAGTGAAATAGGTTgactttttaaaataaaaagtaaagtCAGACAATTGTTTCACCTGTTTTACCACAATTGTATAGCCTTGCATCTAAATTAAGTATTAGTATTGATATGATATTACAACATTAAATGTCCCATCAACAATTGATTTACATTGTTCAGTTTAGTTTTTGATTACATCTGTAAGTCATTATTTTGGACAGCAGTGAGTGATAGGCTATTATAGTATAACACTGTATGTCCCCCTCAAAGTATATTATGATTACGGTCTTGAATTAGGCTTAGAGTTAACATTAGCTACATTTTgtgattacatttacattacatttaacaaacatttacttttttttatatttggaattGATTGCCCTTATCTTGTTCAGGAGGAGCCCATATTGACAGCCATCATTTACACCACTTTCATTTTTAGATTGTCCTCAATTTCATGAGCAGTTCTAGCTTATTTTACCCACTTATCACTTGCAAGTGACCACTTAGCGACTCCAGCATACCTTTTCTCCACTTAATTTGGTATCCAGTGAGAAAAGTTTGACAGTACTGGCACCTGGGCTAGCAGTGCCTCATGAAACAAAtgacaaaagaaaaacagatgTTTGATTGACTTTGATTATGTTTGTGACTGAAATCATTTCTGAGCAATGATAGGATGCTGACAAGGTCAAAGCGCATATAAGACTTGCTTGAAAGTATACTAACTATGGACTATATATTGCAAAGTATATGTAAAATGTGAGCTAAAATTCTTTGGACCTATGTGAATAGAATAGGAATTGAGTTGATctgaaaatgtaatgtgataAATCAATAAACAGTAAGAAGGTGGTTTTATCAACACTTTAT
The sequence above is a segment of the Alosa sapidissima isolate fAloSap1 chromosome 2, fAloSap1.pri, whole genome shotgun sequence genome. Coding sequences within it:
- the LOC121688616 gene encoding gamma-crystallin M2-like, with product MDFILTLECVLISRFAGLLQIIFYEDRNFQGRSYECSNDCTDLHSYFSRCNSIKVDSGCFMIYERPNYMGHQYFIRRGDYPDYQRWMGFSNCIRSCKVIPMYRGSYRMRIYEKADFGGHMMEFMDDCPCVSDRFHHRHVYSCNVMNGYWIFYEYPNFRGRQYFVKPGEYRRYRDWCATSAIVGSFRRVTDF